TCTTTAAAGTCTGCCATCTCCTTGGTTTTTTGAAGGATCGCAGCGTCAGAAGCACCGCTCTTCTTTAATGCATCGACGGCATGCTGGGCATAGTGGTCCACCCAGTTGGGCATCGCGATCGAGGAATAGATTTCCCAACCAACGACATAGAAGACGGAGGCGATGAGTGACACATAGAGCCCAATGAGCACGCCTTTCCCGAATGTTATCGCGCCGCCGGATTGGTTGTCACGATAACTCTTTATGGCGAAGAAGGTCATCGAAAGTGAAATGATCATGGTCGCATACCCCACGACCATCGAATACGAGTTTTCTTCGAACCCTGAGGCGAGCGACCCGGAGATAACCATTAATAGGGCTATGATGACGCCGGCGATAATTCCATAGGTTAAGACGACTTTACGCATACTGGTTTCTAAAAATTGCAAGTGATGAGTTACGGCGCAAATATCGCTGATTGCACAGCAAATGTCAATAGCACTTTGGTGTATTTCGCTTAAACCGGGACGATTAGCACTTTCGGCTACTCAATCAGGCCAAGTTTCCTCGCTCTTTCGATGGCCTGAGTCCGGCGCTCGGCCTCCAGCTTTCGGAGCAGCGATCCGGTGTGCTTCTTGACGGTGTTGAGGGACAGGAACATCTTGTCCGCGATCTCCTGATTCGAGTGACCCGCGGCGATCAGCCGTAGTACCTCTTCCTCTCTCGGGCTGATCCCCAACTCCAGGGCAGAGACCCGCACCCCACCCCCTTCAGTCACCATGGCCTTCTTGGCCGTCAACCTCCATCCGATCCAGAGTCCCAATACCGTGAAA
This genomic window from Bacteroidota bacterium contains:
- a CDS encoding DUF4199 domain-containing protein, whose product is MRKVVLTYGIIAGVIIALLMVISGSLASGFEENSYSMVVGYATMIISLSMTFFAIKSYRDNQSGGAITFGKGVLIGLYVSLIASVFYVVGWEIYSSIAMPNWVDHYAQHAVDALKKSGASDAAILQKTKEMADFKEMYKNPLYNYGMTFLEIFPVGIVISLISAAFLRRKVASGQRAVA
- a CDS encoding response regulator transcription factor, whose amino-acid sequence is MKRPIYLYALAMAGLLVLLKSVEYRYLVYDLQTEYFVGIIALFFTVLGLWIGWRLTAKKAMVTEGGGVRVSALELGISPREEEVLRLIAAGHSNQEIADKMFLSLNTVKKHTGSLLRKLEAERRTQAIERARKLGLIE